Genomic segment of Drosophila ananassae strain 14024-0371.13 chromosome 2L, ASM1763931v2, whole genome shotgun sequence:
GAATAAACGtattagaaaaattaatttgaaaatcctTTTGGTCTATCATTAAATGAgttactattttttaaataattttgtaattgtttAGTTCTGTAAACAACGGTTGGGGCCACCCTAAAATGACTTCCGGGTCTGGCAGCTTCTGGATCAGCTGGTTTCTTATTGCGCAACTCAAGTGAACTTGGAACAGTGAGAACAGACGCAAAGCACATTTAAAAATGGTAAGTAATGCTAATCAAAATACCCCAAAATGAGGCTACTTAGCAAATCAAACTAATCCGCGTGTACAGCAGAGGCCCATTCAAAGGTTCGTGTACACATTCGGTCATCGCACCTGCAGCCAATTGCCGCTAATCGGCGGAGTCTCGGTATCAACAAGAATAACAAGAGCCCCAATGGCCTTCTCAGCCCGCcaatcctcctcctccgtgCTGGCCACGGAGTCGTCCAACAAGGGTATGATCATACTCAACCGTCCTAAGGCGCTGAATGCCATCAACCTGGAGATGGTGCGAAAGATATACAAGCACCTGAAGAAATGCGAGAAGTCCAAATCTCTGCTGATAATCAAGGGCACCGGAGACAAGGCCTTCTGCGCCGGCGGGGACGTGCGTGCCCTCGTCGAGGCGGGACCCACCGATGAATCAAAGAGCTTCTTCCGGGAGGAGTACACTACCAACGCCCTGATTGGAAACTACAAGATACCTTACATTGCCATCATCGATGGAATTACCATGGGCGGTGGTGTGGGACTGAGCGTTCACGGCAAATATCGTGTGGCAACGGACCGCACTCTGTTCGCTATGCCCGAAACGGCTATCGGCCTGTTCCCGGATGTGGGCGGCTCCTACTTCCTGCCGCGCCTTCAGGGCAAACTGGGGCTCTACCTGGGGCTTACAGGCTATCGGCTAAAGGGCGGCGATGTGTTCTATTCGGGCATTGCCTCGCATTATTGCGAAAGCTGCAAGATCCCAGAACTGGAAACCGCCCTGCTCAACTGTCCAGATGCGGACGATGTGCCGGAGCTGCTGCAAAAGTTCCACTCGAAGCCGGAGAAGCCCTTCTCATTGGAACCCTTTTTGGAGCAAATCAACAAGAACTTTGCGGCGGATTCGGTGGAGGGCATTCTGGAGAATTTGCAGAACGACGGCAGCGAATGGGCGAAGAAGACCCTTGAGGTGAGCAGCCGGTAGTTTGCGGTTCAGTGATAAGAGCAGAATCAGATGTTAATTGAATGGGCCAATCAAAGATTGGCGCGCTTTTAGCGCACAATATTTGGCCTGTTCTCAGGCAATTAGCGTCTGCTTCAGCTCTGGCACGATTTCGCACAAAACTTGAGCACACTTCAATTATCACACGTTCCATGCTATTTCAGACTCTGTGCAAGATGTCGCCTACGTCAATGAAGGTCACGTTCCGCCAGCTGGAGCTCGGCTCCCAGCTATCCCTGGCCCAGTGCCTGATCATGGAGTACCGCCTGGCCGTGCGTCACCTGGAGCGCAGCGACTTCAAAGAGGGAGTGCGAGCCCTGCTCATCGACAAGGATCAGAAGCCCCAGTGGCAGCCGTCCCAGCTGTCTGAGGTCACCGAGGAGCATGTGCAATGGTTCTTCCGCAAGCTGCCCGACACCGAGGAACTTAAACTGTAACGTAGCGAGGCTGAGCTTCATTTTGCACAGACGCCTGCTCCTTTTGTTTGACCTCCGTTCTATCTTAATATCCACGCACCTTTAATGCCTTGTATATACTTTTTTGCGAGTTTTGCTTGAGTTTTGCATGGTCCCTTGCCTGCCGTTTTAAAGTATTCTCTATCTGTACTTGCACTGCATAACGGCCGGGGTTTGACAAGCACTGTCGCTAAATATCCGCAATCTCTTTTCATTCCAACAGCGACTAACTCTGGAGAGAATTCCTGGCAATCGCCCGTATTTACCAATAACGATCGTGAAATTTAATGCATTTATATatgatataaatattatttacaatTCGTAGTCCTAATACAATCTGTAATTGTGCCTAAATCGATTAGAAATcgtttaacaaaaataaagtgAAGTGTATATGTTTAGTGACCTCTTTGGGAAGCTCTACGCACTAGTGTCCTTTAGCTTGATGCTATCCTCCACCATATTAGTCAGTTCCACCAGTTTTTCAATCTGAGTGGCTTGGAAGTTCAGTTTTGAGAGTTCCTGCTTCCAGGAGGAGACATCTACTCGCAATTGGACACGTATCTTATCATCGTCGGACATTACGGCCGAGTTTGAAACTGGAGCAGAACCGCCACTCTTCACATTTCGTAGTCGCCGCAGGGACTCTTCGGTTTTCTGAACGGAGGTCAGAACGTCACTTACCACGGCGAAGTACCTGCAAAGTAGAAACGATTAAGAACCCAGCCTCGAACTGAACTTTAGGAATCTTACGCCTTTGTGATATGACTCGCAACCTCTGACAGGATTTGCTCCACCACTAGAGTTCCCAGCTGCGATTCATGTTGCTGCGAAAAGGTTTTCAGGGGACGAAGCATCTGATCCACATAGGCGGAACAGCGGGTGGGTACTTCCCGGTTGGTCTTCCGATACAGGCGAGGCAAGTCATTCACTTGACGCACGTTCTCCGTTTCGCACTCCCCGATCAATAGCTCCACCAGCGTTTTTTGGATGCTGGCCAAATGTGCGCTCAGGGTGTCGGCAAGAGCTCCCATCGACTTTCCCAGCACATCGCTAAAGATTTTTGTGCGCAGCTCTGTAGGCACAGTGTGGGCAATCGACCGCTGGAGATCTGGCAGATGGGCGTCCAATTTACGGATGTCTGCGTGCAGAGCAATCAGCAGTTGGTGACGCGAATAGGACTTTGCAAAACTGTCTCCCTTTGAAACAGCTATGGCATCTGTGATCCAGCGGGACAGACGCAGCACGATTTGCACATTCAGTTTGTAAAATTTGGGGAAAACCTCTGGCAGGTAAACCCCCTCCGCCCAGCAGCGCGACATTGCCTCATTTGCGGCATTAAAGGATGACAGTCTGTATGATTTTTCGTCGGGATTTGCGACGAGTGTGTCGTCCTGCAGGACAGGTTCCAACTTTCCCTCAAATTTTCCAGCGATTTCCTAGAAGAtaaataagtttaaaaaatatatttaacatGTTCAGTGATTTAGATACCTGGAAGCATATTTGAAAGTATACGGGAAGGTTCCAGCGCGCTTCAAAACTCTTTGTTTGCTTGTGCTGACGATAGTAAGTCACTGCCTTTTCTCCGCTGCTTGCCAGGATCTCCTCTATCTTTCCGAGAAAGTCGCGAGTGCATTTGTATTTCACATAGAACACCTCCGAGTTTCCAGGTGCAAATATGGAATTCATATGCAGCTCGAGTCGTGTTTCCACATCAGACCAGTAGCTGTTCACCACAAAATTGAATCCGGGAAACTTATCCGAGTAGAGAGTGAGCCGGAGCAGGTCCGTCATGTGCAGGGATATGAAATTTAGTATCTTGCTGTAAATGCCGGCCAAGCCCTGTGGCGAGttctgcagctgctgctcccCAATCACACTGCTCATATACGGGGCCACCACGTCCTCGCGGAAAGCTATTTCTGCCTGGGAACACGCATTAAGGGTTATATAGACCCGCAAGCAGCGCTCCAGGTGCTCCGCATTCGAGTTGCGGGCGTGGCCCAACGCTTCGTTGAAGAACCGTCGCAAATGCTGATGCAGCTGTCTTTCCAGGTGCTTGATTTTCGATTCCTGTTCGGCATTAAGATGCTGGGAGCAGTGCTTCTCATGGAACTTTAGCTGAATTAGATCCAAAGCAGCACGCTCCAAGTCAACAGCTTCAATCGTTTTCTGTTCGTCGCTCAGTTTTCGGTCAATAAGATCCTGCAGCTTGCTGGTCGTCTCGTACACTCTTTTGAGGCTTTGCAGGCTGCGCTTGAACTCCCGCAGCCGTCGCTTCTCCTCCAGCTGGGCCCGCAGATCCGCCACGTTCTCGTCAATCAGGCTGTGGATGCTCTCGATGTCGGTACGGAATTGCTCCAGTGGGCGCTGTATCGTTTCTATGGACTGGTCCAACCCAACCAGATTAGCGCTCAGATTCACAAAGTCCGCGTAATCCTCATTAATCAGGTCGATCATCGCCGCCCGCAATCCCTTTAGGTAGAGCCCCAGGTTGTCCCGCAGCTGCTCCAGACTGGGAGCATTGCGATTCTTGTGTAGGAATTCGTCCACCGAAAAATTTGCCTGTTTGAAGAAAGCGAGATAAGTGAGGCATAATTTTCTTTACAAGATTTCTCACCTTCATGAACTCATTCTTGTCAAAGCACAACTTTTCGGCGGTGCTGGTGGAGCCAGGTAGGTGAACCGGCTTGATGGCGGTGTCATGCATTGCTGAGgtcgtcaattaaatttaataacaatATTTACGTACTGTGCCACGAACAATATTTGCTATTTGAATAGTGTGACCAAATTCTAAAAATGAGGAATAGTTTGCTATCGCATATCCtacactcaaaaaaaaaaagaagtaaaaccaaattgcttttaaaaatcACGACACAGATAAAAGTACtttaattgaataaattacattctttaaaaaaattcatttaaaaattcaagtCTTCATGGTCTATGCTAGGAGTTCGAGGTCTAACGATAGTAAGAGGCGATTCCCTTCCGTTTTTCTTATAAGCCAATTTCATCTCCATATCCAGATCGAAGGTGTCCTGCGTGTTTTCTGACTCGTTGCTATCCGAAGAGCTGTCGGTAGGGGGAGTGGTGGGACGGTCTTCCAAATCGTCTAAGCTGAAAAAGGAGTCCTCTGCAATCGATCGCTCTAAATCCGCAGTAACCTGCTCATAGTATGCATTGTAGTTGCGGATGTGTTCCAGGCGACCTTTCTCCAGCGTTATTTGGTCCTTGAACTGAGCTTCCATTTTGTGGTAGGCTGCATGTTGCCGTTGCATCTCCTCGAACTTTTTTATGGTCAGTAGAAACCCTCGGTCATCTGATGCTCGCTGATCGGCCTGGAACTTGCAGATACTTCTATATAAATTAAGGAACCGCTTAGGATCCTCGAAGTAGTTAGCCACGTTAGTGGGCATGTCCTGGGTTAGGAGGACTCCACGGAAGGGCTGCTCACACACCGCGCACTTTTTGTCCGGAGCAGTTTCGTTCAGGCAGAAGTTGCACAGAATGTGGTGGCAACGAGACAGATAAAATGGCACTGTGCTTTCTGCATCTGGTCTCTGGTAGCACTTGTTGCAGTGCACGCGAAACATAACAGATTCCattcttgtttattatttttcccgGCAGAAAAACaacttgtatttttgtatttttaaaaggAGTTGCCATACTCTTCGAAAAACCTGCCAACTTTAGAAGAGTGACCATATTTACATAAGAAAATACCGTTCGactataaaaataccaaaaacttTGGAAAAATCCCTGTCGCCTGTGTCATGTGACGGCACGTGACGTCACAACCAGCTCCACTCGAGCCCCACTGTTTTTTTTGCAGCCCCAGCGATTTTTCCTCGCACTCTCAACGACTTCGCAGGCCAAATTTGCGTGTGTCGCCAGTACTGTTCGTAGTCGAAAAATTGTACGTGTGGTTGTCGCAACGCAAACTGTAAAGAATTTAGACTGACGTTCGTTTTTCGTCCAATTGCAGCTCGAAATTTGCCGTGGTTTTTCAAGGTAGAGAGgcgtaaaaaaaattcagaatGAACGCCCAGCAAGCTCAGCGGGAACATGTCCTCGCCGTCTCCCGGGACTTTATCTCCCAGCCTCGCCTGAGTGAGTATCTCCACGCTACGAATTATCAAATAAAAGTTCCATTTAATCGAGTGAAAAAATGCAAAGATGCCCCGTAACGAAAGTCTCGGGGTCCGCCATGTTTTAAGAATCTGGGTGTGAGGCGGAATAcagaaaaatcaataaaaccTCCCAGAAccacaaaaacaagaaaaaattcCCTTGAAGGCATGGTATCAGTGCACATAAATGCAGTTTAGTGATATATAGAGGATCGTAAGACTATATAGTGACAGTGGGGAGCACCCCCTCATTAACCAGTTAGTgattgaaaattttcatcgTCACATGACCGCTACTCTCTCAGctgtttgcttttgcttttgccaTTCACACAGTTCGAGGCACCTGACTGCGAACGGGGTGGGTGGCGATGGGCGATAACTGTATAGAGGTCGGCAatttaactattttttatcCAAAAACAAGATTAATAATTCTAAAAATATGTGCATAAAATAGACTAAatgatttattattattcactATAAAAACTAAGGGTTTTTTACATGACTCCACTGAGAAAAGAAAAAGTTAGCAGTAGAAATAGTAATGTAATTTTGGGTCCCATGGTAGTTGCATAAAAAGATGATGGAAAAATTGCAGTGGGAGTGATTTGTGTTTGTCATGTGTGTATTTTTCatattctttttattgctATCTACCGCCAATAAGATTCCCTTTTGCATTCCCTTTATTGTTATCTATTTCTTATTGGATTCCCGTTGCTTCTCGTGGCTGGGGCCAAGTCGGAGAGTCAGCTGACATAATTTGCCCCGCTCCCCCGCGCACCCACCCATGCTTCTTCTCCTCCGACAGTTGCTTTCTTATCAACTTCTTACTTTCATGTGAGCGTTGCGCGACTAGTGTTTTTGTTGTAATGAAAgggtgtaaaaaaaaaataatatcatCCTTAGGATTTGATTTCtaattcaaaaatattaattttacattttagagaatattttaaagttttataaaattaatgacctttaattaatttattaattttccccTAATAATaccctttccattttaaatatCGCCTGCAGCCTACAAAACTGTGTCCGGTGTCAACGGACCTCTGGTCATCCTCGATGAGGTCAAGTTCCCCAAGTTCGCCGAGATCGTCCAGCTGCGTCTGGCCGATGGAACCGTGCGCTCTGGCCAGGTTCTTGAGGTGAGCGGCTCCAAGGCTGTCGTCCAGGTGTTCGAGGGCACCTCTGGCATTGATGCCAAGAACACGCTCTGCGAGTTCACCGGCGATATTCTGCGCACCCCCGTGTCCGAGGACATGTTGGGCCGTGTGTTCAACGGCTCCGGAAAGCCCATCGACAAGGGACCCCCAATTCTCGCCGAGGACTTCTTGGACATCCAGGGCCAGCCCATCAACCCCTGGTCCCGTATTTACCCCGAGGAAATGATCCAAACCGGTATCTCGGCCATTGATGTGATGAACTCCATTGCCCGTGGTCAGAAGATCCCCATCTTCTCCGCCGCTGGTCTGCCCCACAACGAAATCGCTGCCCAGATCTGTCGTCAGGCCGGTCTCGTCAAGCTGCCCGGAAAGTCGGTGCTGGATGACCACACCGACAACTTCGCCATCGTGTTCGCTGCTATGGGTGTCAACATGGAGACTGCTCGTTTCTTCAAGCAGGATTTCGAGGAGAACGGTTCCATGGAGAACGTGTGCCTGTTCTTGAACTTGGCCAACGATCCAACCATCGAGCGTATCATTACTCCGCGTCTGGCTCTGACCGCCGCCGAGTTCTTGGCCTACCAGTGCGAGAAGCACGTGCTGGTCATCCTTACCGACATGTCCTCCTACGCCGAGGCCCTGCGTGAGGTGTCCGCTGCCCGTGAGGAGGTGCCCGGCCGACGTGGTTTCCCCGGTTACATGTACACCGATTTGGCCACCATCTACGAGCGTGCCGGTCGTGTGGAGGGTCGCAACGGCTCCATCACCCAGATCCCCATTCTGACTATGCCCAACGACGATATTACCCATCCCATTCCCGATTTGACCGGTTATATTACCGAGGGTCAGATCTACGTCGATCGTCAGCTGCACAACAGACAGATCTATCCCCCAGTCAACGTGCTGCCATCGCTGTCTCGTCTGATGAAGTCCGCCATTGGCGAGGGCATGACCCGCAAGGATCACTCTGATGTGTCCAACCAGCTGTACGCTTGCTACGCCATCGGCAAGGACGTGCAGGCCATGAAGGCTGTGGTGGGTGAGGAGGCTCTGACGCCCGATGATCTTCTGTACTTGGAGTTCTTGACCAAGTTCGAGAAGAACTTCATCTCGCAGGTGGGTTGAACATAAAGTTTGCATTTCCCGAGTGTCACTATATAATCTTGAATTTACTTTCATTTCACAGGGTAACTACGAGAACCGCACTGTCTTTGAATCCCTGGACATCGGCTGGCAGCTGCTGCGTATCTTCCCCAAGGAGATGCTGAAGCGTATTCCGGCCTCCATCCTGGCCGAATTCTACCCTAGGGACTCGCGCCATTAGATCctgtttattgttttgtttttgatttttgtccaaaattttgtttcattcATAATTTAAGCTGGCGGCGGCGCATCGTGCGGCGCGTCACCACCACCTGCAATATCCGCTGTGTATGCgtctatatatacataaaccACAATACAAACACAAAATATCTTACCTGCGTCGAGATCCTGGATTTGTGTATCGCAGGGCCCGCCACGTAGcataaaaggaaaaatacCTAGTTGAATATTGTCCAAGCGAGCAAACCTACTCTAATTAATGTGCGTGTTTTAGTATTGAAATCGTGGTCAGATTACCGTCTTGCAATTGTACATAAATTGAATTGCTTCTTAATTGTCGTATTGTCGTTAATTATTCCCGCCAACACACTGTcctttaatttcattttgttAAAGTTTACAATTTTTGTTAGGTTTTAAGTGTGAGCTCTTTGaattgtttataaattatCTATCTAATCATTTTCGCATAAAGAATCGTAGCattccaacaaaaaattaatcaatTGCCTCTTTGTGTTTGCTCTCCCCCGATCCCCAGATCCCCCGATCCCCCGATCGTTTATTTTTCGTTTGTTCTTACGTTAGACGTTACACCAGTTCGCACAAGTATTACAACTCCCCTACAAAGCCCCTGTTTTCCGTTTTCCCCATGTCCCTGCACCGATCCTTGTGAACAATTTGTACAGCAACTCAACTAAACAGTGGAATATTAAGTGCAAAATCAATGCTttaacaaacatttttaaaacgaTAGATGAAAGAAGAACCTAAAAAGTATAAAGATCT
This window contains:
- the LOC6505648 gene encoding 3-hydroxyisobutyryl-CoA hydrolase, mitochondrial isoform X1: MQRPIQRFVYTFGHRTCSQLPLIGGVSVSTRITRAPMAFSARQSSSSVLATESSNKGMIILNRPKALNAINLEMVRKIYKHLKKCEKSKSLLIIKGTGDKAFCAGGDVRALVEAGPTDESKSFFREEYTTNALIGNYKIPYIAIIDGITMGGGVGLSVHGKYRVATDRTLFAMPETAIGLFPDVGGSYFLPRLQGKLGLYLGLTGYRLKGGDVFYSGIASHYCESCKIPELETALLNCPDADDVPELLQKFHSKPEKPFSLEPFLEQINKNFAADSVEGILENLQNDGSEWAKKTLETLCKMSPTSMKVTFRQLELGSQLSLAQCLIMEYRLAVRHLERSDFKEGVRALLIDKDQKPQWQPSQLSEVTEEHVQWFFRKLPDTEELKLD
- the LOC6505648 gene encoding 3-hydroxyisobutyryl-CoA hydrolase, mitochondrial isoform X3, with product MRPIQRFVYTFGHRTCSQLPLIGGVSVSTRITRAPMAFSARQSSSSVLATESSNKGMIILNRPKALNAINLEMVRKIYKHLKKCEKSKSLLIIKGTGDKAFCAGGDVRALVEAGPTDESKSFFREEYTTNALIGNYKIPYIAIIDGITMGGGVGLSVHGKYRVATDRTLFAMPETAIGLFPDVGGSYFLPRLQGKLGLYLGLTGYRLKGGDVFYSGIASHYCESCKIPELETALLNCPDADDVPELLQKFHSKPEKPFSLEPFLEQINKNFAADSVEGILENLQNDGSEWAKKTLETLCKMSPTSMKVTFRQLELGSQLSLAQCLIMEYRLAVRHLERSDFKEGVRALLIDKDQKPQWQPSQLSEVTEEHVQWFFRKLPDTEELKLD
- the LOC6505648 gene encoding 3-hydroxyisobutyryl-CoA hydrolase, mitochondrial isoform X2, whose amino-acid sequence is MQRPIQRFVYTFGHRTCSQLPLIGGVSVSTRITRAPMAFSARQSSSSVLATESSNKGMIILNRPKALNAINLEMVRKIYKHLKKCEKSKSLLIIKGTGDKAFCAGGDVRALVEAGPTDESKSFFREEYTTNALIGNYKIPYIAIIDGITMGGGVGLSVHGKYRVATDRTLFAMPETAIGLFPDVGGSYFLPRLQGKLGLYLGLTGYRLKGGDVFYSGIASHYCESCKIPELETALLNCPDADDVPELLQKFHSKPEKPFSLEPFLEQINKNFAADSVEGILENLQNDGSEWAKKTLETLCKMSPTSMKVTFRQLELGSQLSLAQCLIMEYRLAVRHLERSDFKEGVRALLIDKDQKPQWQPSQLSEVTEEHVQWFFRKLPDTEELKL
- the LOC6505877 gene encoding conserved oligomeric Golgi complex subunit 2 gives rise to the protein MHDTAIKPVHLPGSTSTAEKLCFDKNEFMKANFSVDEFLHKNRNAPSLEQLRDNLGLYLKGLRAAMIDLINEDYADFVNLSANLVGLDQSIETIQRPLEQFRTDIESIHSLIDENVADLRAQLEEKRRLREFKRSLQSLKRVYETTSKLQDLIDRKLSDEQKTIEAVDLERAALDLIQLKFHEKHCSQHLNAEQESKIKHLERQLHQHLRRFFNEALGHARNSNAEHLERCLRVYITLNACSQAEIAFREDVVAPYMSSVIGEQQLQNSPQGLAGIYSKILNFISLHMTDLLRLTLYSDKFPGFNFVVNSYWSDVETRLELHMNSIFAPGNSEVFYVKYKCTRDFLGKIEEILASSGEKAVTYYRQHKQTKSFEARWNLPVYFQICFQEIAGKFEGKLEPVLQDDTLVANPDEKSYRLSSFNAANEAMSRCWAEGVYLPEVFPKFYKLNVQIVLRLSRWITDAIAVSKGDSFAKSYSRHQLLIALHADIRKLDAHLPDLQRSIAHTVPTELRTKIFSDVLGKSMGALADTLSAHLASIQKTLVELLIGECETENVRQVNDLPRLYRKTNREVPTRCSAYVDQMLRPLKTFSQQHESQLGTLVVEQILSEVASHITKAYFAVVSDVLTSVQKTEESLRRLRNVKSGGSAPVSNSAVMSDDDKIRVQLRVDVSSWKQELSKLNFQATQIEKLVELTNMVEDSIKLKDTSA
- the LOC6505876 gene encoding RING finger protein narya, with product MESVMFRVHCNKCYQRPDAESTVPFYLSRCHHILCNFCLNETAPDKKCAVCEQPFRGVLLTQDMPTNVANYFEDPKRFLNLYRSICKFQADQRASDDRGFLLTIKKFEEMQRQHAAYHKMEAQFKDQITLEKGRLEHIRNYNAYYEQVTADLERSIAEDSFFSLDDLEDRPTTPPTDSSSDSNESENTQDTFDLDMEMKLAYKKNGRESPLTIVRPRTPSIDHEDLNF
- the LOC6505649 gene encoding V-type proton ATPase subunit B, which translates into the protein MNAQQAQREHVLAVSRDFISQPRLTYKTVSGVNGPLVILDEVKFPKFAEIVQLRLADGTVRSGQVLEVSGSKAVVQVFEGTSGIDAKNTLCEFTGDILRTPVSEDMLGRVFNGSGKPIDKGPPILAEDFLDIQGQPINPWSRIYPEEMIQTGISAIDVMNSIARGQKIPIFSAAGLPHNEIAAQICRQAGLVKLPGKSVLDDHTDNFAIVFAAMGVNMETARFFKQDFEENGSMENVCLFLNLANDPTIERIITPRLALTAAEFLAYQCEKHVLVILTDMSSYAEALREVSAAREEVPGRRGFPGYMYTDLATIYERAGRVEGRNGSITQIPILTMPNDDITHPIPDLTGYITEGQIYVDRQLHNRQIYPPVNVLPSLSRLMKSAIGEGMTRKDHSDVSNQLYACYAIGKDVQAMKAVVGEEALTPDDLLYLEFLTKFEKNFISQGNYENRTVFESLDIGWQLLRIFPKEMLKRIPASILAEFYPRDSRH